A region of the Aerosakkonema funiforme FACHB-1375 genome:
TTTGGCTCGCGATATTTGCTTGAATTTCTACTCCCGAAGTCCGCACCGGACTGCTACTAAAACCTCCGCTGTAAGGCGTGTAAAAAACATCATTCAGGCTATTGGCTTTGGCACCAATTAAAACGATGCGATCGCGAATTAAATTCGATGAAACTCGGTTCTGCAATATATCCATTACCGAAACAGTTACAAATGTGCGGGCAGGCCCCCGAAAATTTAGTAAAATCTGGTAACTTCCCGCATCTGCACGCACGTAGCCACCATCATTTTTCTCAAAAGGAGTAAAAACTGTTTTCCCCAATTGCAGAAAGCCATTTTTGTCTGCTTTAGGGGTAATTCTTCGCTCCTTTAAGTAAAGCATTGCTACCGCTAATCCCAAAGTGGGTAATCCTTCATTACCTTCAGGCATAGGAAAAAGTACGGCACGACGAACTACTCCATCCGAGTCTACAATAATATCGTTAGCACTGACTTGCCCTAATTCGGCAAGCACGGGAGAAGGTGCGATCGCAGAAATATATTTGTCTCCGATCGCTTTTTGAATGCCGATTAAATTAGGAGTACTTTTAAATACTTTTACCAATTCTTTGTAACCGGGTTTTACGGGCAAATTGCGATACAAATCCAGTCCGATTGCTTTTGGTCTTTTTTGCTTAATCCGTTCTATAAGTTCTGCCAAAGTGGCATCCGAAAAAGGCCATTGTCCTAGCTTAGCTAGATCTGATTCTTCCACACTGACGAGCAAAATGCGATTGTCGGTCGGTTCTTGAGGACGCAGGCGAAAGCGAAGATCTAAAGCTGCTAATTCTGAAGGCTGAAACCATCCGAACATTCTGATGGCGATTGTTATTCCTGCTACTCCAGATGTCACTAACGCCACACCTCGCCATTCCCAAGCTACCTTTTTTATTTGGCTGGCTAATATATGGCAATTTTTGAAGGACAACCGCCCCAAAAATTGCTTAAATAATTTAGCTGAAGAATGCTTTATCATTGACAAAAGTCAGAAGTCAGGATTCAGGCGTTAGGAGTCAAAATTCAGGACTCAGGAGCCTAGATTCAGGCGTTATAATTCAACCTGAACTATCTATGCTTAATTTTGAATTTTTGCTCCTGAATTCAGCTTTAATTTCCCGCCAAAATTTGTGGTTGGGAAATGGGAACCTGAGATAAGCCTACTGCATCCAACAAAAAGCGGAGATATTGATAATTTTGTCGATTTTGAGGTTCTACTAAATAAGCTTTAGTAACAGAAGCAATCGAGTCATACCAAATTCCCGATTGTGCGTAAGCGGCGGCAGTTTGGCGAAGCTTTTGTGCATAAGAGTCGCTTTCCGAAGCGCTTTGGCTATTGATTCCAGTTCGGTAGTCAACCCTTGAGATCCAACTTCGCACGTAAATATTCTCTGAGGGACGCTTAGCATTGCACACTAAAGATACTGTCCACCGATATACTTTGCCTGTGGACAATTCTGGCACATTTGGCGGCAGTTCTAGTTGAATAATGCCACTTTTATCGTTGCGAAACTGTTTAACTAGCAATGGTTTGGCTACTCCAGGTTCTACAAGGGTAAACTGCATCGGCATTGATGGCGCTGATGAGACGTACCAGGAGAAAGTGGGACGACCGGAAACGGTCAATCCGATATGATCGTTGGGAATTAGTAATGTGAGCGATCCGAAAGAACCTGAAGGACAGCCTCGCGATCCAGCTCCTTCAGTGCGTTCAATTCTATCTCGACCGACTGGGGGAACATAACCTCCCAATGGATCGGCTGATGCTTTGTTATTCCAGACGCTCAACTGTTTCCATTGTGCAAGCGAATGTTTGCTCGCAATATCGATCGCATCTGTAGATAGCAAAAATGTAAAAAAGGCTGCTCCGGTGAGCATTGCCGTAATTTTGGTATTATTCA
Encoded here:
- a CDS encoding DUF928 domain-containing protein; this encodes MNNTKITAMLTGAAFFTFLLSTDAIDIASKHSLAQWKQLSVWNNKASADPLGGYVPPVGRDRIERTEGAGSRGCPSGSFGSLTLLIPNDHIGLTVSGRPTFSWYVSSAPSMPMQFTLVEPGVAKPLLVKQFRNDKSGIIQLELPPNVPELSTGKVYRWTVSLVCNAKRPSENIYVRSWISRVDYRTGINSQSASESDSYAQKLRQTAAAYAQSGIWYDSIASVTKAYLVEPQNRQNYQYLRFLLDAVGLSQVPISQPQILAGN